CATAGGGGAGTAGCCTCACAGAACTATCctccgagaccgcctgcggacagctcgCAGACTGTCCGAGCAATTCTTTGAACTGCCCCTCAAGTGACaaatactccggagtgcacagcttgtggggagcgacccctacAAGCGCAGACAAGCTATGTGAGCTTAATCCGAACTCACGAACTGGTCCTACCAACTAAGGTTGGTCCCATCGTAGAATCAAGTATTCCAATACCCAAGCTCATAGTGTTTTGACTACACTAGGGTTCTCATGTTCAAtgtcaactagatgccactcgtttgtgttcattgttaactagatgccacccGTTCTCTTGACAAGTTCTCAATACCCTAGTCTACACTGTACTAGGTTTTCATTGCTACAAGTACAACcaacacatatagggttaaactGTATCATACTACCTCGAGCACACTAGGTTCTAGTGCTATATCAACTAAGCCACATTAACACTAGCATGCGAATATAGATACTAATAACATAATTCCCTATATGCAACATGTGCgatatgcaatttgatcaacATGATAACTCAGACATatggagcagttcaactgcttcgggatggcaccccccaccttttggtagtGCCGCGTAGCTAGAAAACTCGACGTCGCGGTCCTCGTACGTCGCTTCAACTTCTCGGGGTAAAACGAACCCTCAAGTACTcgtttcggcgatatcttcgcattcgctcgtcgtatcgacgaaccgtcttagCCGACGCGTccagagacctagcaattaggtttacgacccaTTAAACAAGATCAAACCCTacatttccaaaaaccccaaatccgtgccctaggttAGCAACGAtggagaaatccgtggtgcaaGCTTCAAATTCGAGCTCGAACCACCTCCTTAAcctcaataggttccattcgaaccattcctAAGCAATAAAACCCTAACTCACGAAACTCACCATTgaagggttgaggcttacctcaataccaagctccaagcttgctctagcttgcgggagagaaggaagaagatgatcctcttcctcttcttggtcttctccttcttctttctcttcttctccttctcctttctcttcttctccttctccttcctctatttcgttcaagagagagagagagagaatgtgtgagagagagaagggaatgagagtgtgtgtgtgtgtgtgtggagggTCCCCCAAGCCCTCATAAAGGCctatttgcacataagcccctcaactttctattTTCTGTAACAGCCCTGCCTGGGCATTTCCCGCAGTGAGGGACctgtcccaggtcggggagactggtccccgagagcctctcATTCGGGCAGAgtggatttcgcgttcgggaaccggtcccttctcgagagaccggtccccgcctgagagaccggttcccgagagcaacattttcgggacttagccgattttcgacCTCTGATCACTTTTCGCAcgcgggggaccggtccctccctgccagggaccggttgcatcaggaATTCCCCGCAACCATAGCCTcgtggaccggtctctccctaccagggaccggtccccgagagcaaaaactccaaaagtgcagatttttgcactgatgctctcgcggactctttcttaatgcactttatgcattataatcatcttcggactttccgaagcctataccctcgacaatcagtcgattctaaacgaagtctaatcctcggatttcgagaattcacttccttataaaaactaggttcaatttatcaATTCCGATGAACTTTaagcaaggaagcaaaaatttcagcaagaaaaaaattaaaatcgaattaaagtaatactaagatgatgataaaccttcaatatatgagataataacaaccaactgaaaatacatataatagttccaaaaggtaaattcggctttatcggacttaaagctttagatttggttgtttggcaaatatggttGGTAATGGTGGAAGGCTAGATTAAAAGGGAATAATAGGATATCAAGAGATAagagatacaaaaagtgcacTGTTCACACGATTGCGCGGGATCCACGATCGACGAGGAGGGCGGTACACCACTGGTAGAACTTTGGCAAcgggaaaaaagaagaggaggcaGTGACTCGGAAAAAGAGGAGGGGTAGAAGTAGAAGCCGATCTTGTCACGAGGAAGAAGTGACAACgatcaagttgaggaagaagacgatctcggcgcgaggaagaagcgtcgatgatctcaccgggaagtagaacaccaaggataaagagtgagagtagaattttctattcatccaaatatatccCTTAAGGCTTCAAGAatcatgtatttatagtgttgaaAGCCcctgataataaattattgtcttttCATTTTCAACACAACACGGTCACCCAAGAGTTGTGCATAGAAAACGAAGCAACTTTGGGAATTTCAAAggtctttcttttattttttttggggaattccaaaggtctttttgggatttttttttgtttatgggagaaaagggtttggattagccaaatcaactaaaaccaAATGATTTAAGTCCAATCAAACatgaacctacaaaataaaagaaaattgcatttgaaaataaaacgagatttatttgctgcatcaGAATAGTAGGGAGTATCATGATTCATGAGTATGTTTGTTTGCTGCTTGACCTTTTCGTTATTGTCAATGTATCTATGTATTAGGTTTCCTTTGAAGCCCGCTGATATGAATCACGATCTTCATGGCTAGTTTTCCTTGCCCACAATATTTTATCCAAACTTTTAggccaattattttttttgctaatttataatttgtacaaACATGGTTTGGAGGTACTCCTGTATTCACTCATGCTTTGTTCTTGTTATGCTTTGGTGCTTGTGTTTTTTGAGTTCTTCTATTCCTGCAAATATTCTCGTCACCTGATTATCATTTGCGAAACTTTATGAAGCTCTCCTGCAATTGAAGATCTAAAGCAATGCTTGGAGTATACTGGTCAACACTCAAAGCTTGTTGACTCATTCATTTCTTCCTTAAGATATCGGTTGCTTACTGCTGGTGCATCAACCAATGACATATTGCACCAATATGTATCCACCATCAAGGCACTCCGGACGATAGACCCAACCGGTGTATTTTTGGAGGCAGTAGGAGAACCAATTAGGGATTACCTGAGAGGAAGGAAAGACACAATAAAATGCATAGTGACCATGCTTACTGATGGGAGTGGGGGAAATGCTGGTGGCTCGGGAAACACTGATGATAGTCTTTTGGAAGAGTTAAATAGAGACGCAGAAAATCAGGGGAGTATGGACTATGAAGATGATGTAAGTACTGATGAGAAGCAAGCATGGTTAAATGCTGAACGGTATGTTTTACTTTTGTTCAATATTTCTTTCCTATGTCTGGTGTGAAAAGATGTGACTCGTTTAACATGTCTGGGCTTATCTTAGATAGGAATAATTTGCAGCTTTTTTacacatctatatctatatctatatctatatctatatctcaCTAGGAGTTCACACGTACAAGAGTCATCTATTTCATTGGGAGTTCATTGAGAGACCATTTTTTTAAGCGCAAGCACACTGGTTTACGAAACTAAGTTTTTGAAgtgcatatataaatatttagattttgCTAGGATAGAGCTGTAAATAGATAACTTTGAAGGTGTATACATGTTACTATGTAAGCATGTTCACTTGTGATTTTTTAGCAAGGTGCTGTCTGACTTTTTACTTGTCCTgttattgttattatatatagttgggaACCTGATCCTGTAGAGGCAGACCCATTAAAGGGTAGCAGGAATAGAAGGAAAATTGACATACTTGGGCTGATGGTCAGCATAATTGGTTCGAAGGACCAGCTAGTCAATGAATATCGTGTGATGCTTGCAGAAAAGCTTCTCAATAAATCTGATTATGATATAGATTCAGAGATTCGCACATTAGAGCTACTTAAGGTGGGTTATCTTCAATGTATTTTTAGTCTTCATGTAATGTAGCATGCTGGACACTGCAACCTAATTGTACCTTGGTTTGTCAATGCTAGTTCATAATATTCCTGGATTTCAACttgttaatttatatgaaacaattatttttcttcaaaagtTTAGCTAGTAAAGAACAGTGtctttcatatttatattcaactccctctcacgtctgggctcgagacttttggATGGGCCCAAGATGTGAGCTTaatttaaatgagaaaaaaataaatgagactAGAAGCCTGATAGGACTCGAACTCAAGACCTTCAGCTTTGAtgtcatgttaaattatatgaaacaactgttTTTGTTCAAAAACTTGAGCTATCAGAGAACAGTGTCTTTAATATTTACATTCAAAACAACTACTTGCGAGgcagattttaattttgctgCATATTCAGATACACTTTGGAGAGAGTAGCATGCAGAAATGTGAAATTATGCTCAATGACTTGATTGATTCGAAGAGAACAAATGCTAATATCAAAGCATCTCTGGCCAAGCCATCTCTTGCTGGTATTGTGGAACTTCCACAGAGAACTGTTGTTTATAAGTCCTAGCCACTCTTTCTGCATGAATTCCAAGTATATTGATGCTTTTTGGTCTCTTTTTTTAGGTTCTGAACAGGAAGTAGCAGATGTGTCACTTGGTCTACTTGATACTACAATAATATCTGCAAATTTTTGGCCACCAATCCAGGTACGTAGTTAAAAGTTATGAATTAGCCTATGTTACTATATTTTTGGGCCAAGGCAGTACAAGTTCATATTACCAAGTATCCTCACTGTCTTTTGAGCTTTAAGCCTTTACTACAATTTGTTTTATTTGGCAATTTGTTTATTTGGCAATTTGTTTTCCATACAAGTTAAAGAGGTTATGGAAGAATCACTTTGAACTGCCATGAGCAATGGTATTTGTGCTTTGAATGTTCTAGAAGCTAATCTTGACTATTGCTAACCAGAGCTTTTAGAACATAAATGTTTTAACTCAACTAGGTGCAAAGAAATCCTACGTTTGTCATACTGACTGCAAAATTCAAAGTTATTATAAAGtattaatttagaaatttaacaTAATGAGGTTAAGTTTGTTTGAATCTCTCATTAGTCATTTCTCAATGTTTTAGCATTGAAAGAAAAAGTTTGAAGTGAATTTCGTAAAAACTTGaatcattcaaatttttaatccaTGCATTTTGATCTTTATTTTGTTAGCCTGtaaggaaaaatgaaaaaggttagATATAAGAAGAAGATGGATAATTTTCAGGTTGAAGCATAGTGTTTAAATTTGTCCCCTTTGTTTTCTGCATGGGAATCATAAAGTTACGAATCAACTTTACTGAAGACAAACTTTTATCATGAGATACTCATTATATAGACTGAATAAATTGCTGTGGCTGCATCGTAAATGGTTAATATAAATTAAGGTCTAGGGCGTATgcgttatttattttgttccATGGTTGAATTACATGATTTTCTTTGTGGGGCCGCGTCCTATCTTTTTTCTGAGCACTTATTCTTTGGAGGAAAATGCAGGAAGAATCTCTTGTTATCCCTGGATCAATTGACCAATTACTGTCTGATTATGCAAAGAGGTTTCATGAGATAAAAACTCCTCGTAAGCTGTTGTGGAAGAAAAACCTTGGAATAGTGAAGGTGCGCGACTAAACATGGAAGTAATGAGTGATAATTTGGTTTAACTTTATGCGACTGGATCAAGATGTCCCGCCTAACCTTAAAGCTTTAGTCAGAGAGTATTTTACTTGATGGTTGCAGTTATTCTATTTGCTACTTATAATATCTTTCTGTACTAGTTGGAACTACAATTTGAAGATCGGAACATGCAGTTCACTGTAGCTCCAGTGCATGCAGCAAttataatgcaatttcaagAGCAAACATGGTAAGCATTTAAGTTGTCTTGTATAAATTGTTGTAAACTTAGGTTCTGACAAAAACAATTGTTACCTTCTTCAGCTGGACTTCGAAGAATCTTGCAGCTGCAATTGGGATACCTGTGGAAACTCTTAACAGAAGAATAAGTTTCTGGATAAGCAAGGTACTGCACTGAAATAATATGCTTGTAAAAAATGGTACAGATTCTTGGCCGTCCATCTCTTTATGAACTTATAACACCTGAAAGGTTGAACCAtctcttattaaatttaagcaAGATGACCTGAAAACACTATCATAATGTTGATTATTGTTTTTTGCAAACACAACAACTACgctattttgaaattttctccTTCGTAACTATTCAGTGTCTTATAAGTACAATTTCAGCGGTCACCTCACTTCGATATATTGTACAAGAATTTTATTGCTCGACGGATGTTTTGGGAAAAGCCTGACTCTCCCTCTGCTATCTGCTTCATCTACATCCTCTTCATGCCACTTGAGCAGTTAATAGCTGCTTTCTGGTCTCTATCGTCACTTACTGCTTTATCTACTCTTTTTACCATATCTATAACATTTTTGTTATCCAATTATGATGCATACTTCCTCTATCTTTTTTTCTCATGACTCTCTCTTCTATGATCTCTCTTGTTTTCTGTTCTTTATCTGATACCTGCTTtgttcttgtttttctttttttacctcCCTCTTTTGATTTTCTAAATTGCTTTGCTTCTTGACATGATGGGACTCTTTAAAATGGACATGCTTCATTGCACGTCAGCAGCCATCATATGGCTTTATGCAGGGCTTTGTACTTTGCAAATTTAATCAACATTTAGTAagctaataattaattagtctgGGTGTAGATGTTACTGTTCCTCTGAGAATCTTCTCATATTTGACTATTTGAGTTCTTAGGAGTTGTGTTAGAATAAGCGCTTGTAAGCAATTTTATCCTAGTACCGTATTGCGTTTGTCACTTTGTCTACAGTATCTTCTGACCACTGTCAGTAGGCATAATCAGATTAAACAAAAACATGTTATAACCTTAATATAAttgaaaatacattttttatttgcttttataATTACTTCGCATTATTCGTCCATGCCTTATATTTGTTAGAAAAAAGAATGTTATATGCTCATATCTTGGCATTATGGCCCGAACAACTTTCTTGATAAAGCATTTTGGTATAACGTATGCTATACTTCTTTCACATGGTTTTCTTAGGGAATTGTAACTGAATCAGGAGGAGCTGAAGTTGATGATCATATCTTTTCCATTGTTGATAACGTCAGTGATACTAATAAAAACAGCTCAACCAATGAGAATTCGGAAGGATTTTTAATGACAGAGGAGGAAGCTGAGAGTTCGGTAGCTTCTGTCGAGGAACAGCTACGGAAAGAAATGACTGTATATGAGGTTTGAACTTCATTAAACTTACAATGAATTTCTTATTGGGCAAAAGTCAGGCTCTTTTTATATTTCCTGTTTGTAGTGTAGTATATTTAGCAGTTCCAAAAAAAGAGAGgctacactctctctctcactttttttttctctttttcatgtAGTCTTATAAGCCAAAGCCATGTTTTTTTGGAAACAGTTATTAGGAAATTTGCAATATGTAGTCATCAAAGCTTTGAGCATATTTGTACATTTTTTAGAAACTTTCCATGTTAGTTCCTGGCAATGAATTTTTAGGTGTCCCAAAGTTTTGATACTGAAGAATGTTGTGTCATGTGATGAAAATGCATAAGTTCCTGAGTCGCGTAAATGTTAATTTGCATAAATCTATAACCCAAAGATTGTAAACTAATTTACGTGCAGAGTTGAGCTAGGGTGCTATTAGTAGCACCAACGTCTTTGTGCTATAGAATCATTTTCCATGACACATCAGGGTTGGATATCTTCATCTAGATagttataagaattttctatcaaaaaatttaactaatttggATTCTTCTTCTGTTTTCTTTTAAGAAAACACCTCATATAGTTCATCAAAATAGTCAAATTTGAGGTAGCTGGATCACTAggtaaattgtataaaaaatgCATGAAACTTGGGttttttagaatttcaaatactctagatcatgttcaacggtgttgATACTTGATAGTCAAGTGGGGAATTGAAAGCTGTATAGCAACAACGCCTTGGTAGTGTTAATAGCACTCTAGCCTAAatctatatgtatattttattactTCTTTCCATCCGGCACTTACCAagagtgtttgaaaaggcgcgcctCATGCGTGCGCCTCAACGCCCAGGCGCAAGGCCCAAGTATCAGCGCCTCAAGGAGTGAGGGTGAGGCGCGCGCTTCAGACGCGCCTCGTGATATTTACGTTTAATGTGTCTACGGTTtgagtttttgggttttgagtttcttcattgttaagaatttttttttgaaaaatttctaattgaacgcttgcttttccttttctctttgtcGTTCTCTCTTCCACCCCCCAATGGCAATAAATAGCAACGGCAAGAAGAAAGAAACAGCAGTAAacacttttaagttgaaagttgaagcataatttttttttttatttttaagctgagaacatttatgcatgtgatttctctacttttttatggttattttatttttgtatagctattttagaattttttaatataaaacagTCATTTAAAATAGGCTTGTTAAGAGTGTTTCTTTTTATTAGATATGCGCCTCAccttcttgaggcgcgcgcctcgtggtgcgcctcgcgcctaggctccGTAAGGCCTTTCTGTATTTTTGCGCcttgcgccttttcaaacactgattACCTTGTGATCCTCTCCTTTGCTTGTTGCAACTTGCTCATCCTTGTGGCGCAAGAATGTATTTATTCACTTCAAGCAGTAGACagaattgttaaattatatgaaacaactgttattctcaaaaagcttaagctaatagagaacgatgtttttatatttttatatttaacattcctCCTCACATCTGGGCTTGAGACTTTTTTGATAGGCCAatgacgtggacttgaatttAATGGGAGGAAACTAATTATGCTATGACTCTGGTGTGACATAAACTTATGACTTCCTGCTCTTATATCATGTTAAAgaatatgaaacaaccattatTCTCCAAAAGTATAAGCCGATAGATAataatgtttttatatttttatatttaataataacaaaagatgCCGCCCAagtcatttgaatattttttatttaaattgaaagTGACTGGTCTGTGTAGCCGTTAATTGTAGCCAATAGTGGTGCAAGTTGATTGACTAATTTATTGCATGCTTCTGACCAtcgtttctttttttgttttactttctTTGATTGCAGAAGTTCATTTTGGGGATGCTCACCAATTTCGGCAGTATGCCACTTGATAGAATACACAATACTTTGAAAGTAAGTACTTAAATGGCTTAATTATTAAACTTTATGGCAAACTTTTTCTGCGGAATCTAATTTTTCTAGATTGAACAATTTTTTTATCTCAGATGTTTTGTGTAGCTGAGCCATCATACGACAAGTCACTCCAGCAGCTTCAGGCCTTCCTGTCTGGTCTCATATCTGATGAGAAGCTAGAAATGAAGGATGGATTGTATTATCTAAAGAAATAGAAAGTAAATAACCAGCATCTCAATAATTACTTGTGAGTATGTTGCCTCTGTTTATAACTAATGACTTTTTGTGACAGTTGTATTTAAAGGTATATGTGCTGGCATATTATTCAATGAATATTTGTTCTTTGCCTTTGTTACCTGTTGCTTCGGCCTTCAAGCTGTTGTAGCTTGTTGACTAATTATCTAATTTCTAGTGTACTAAaaagttcttttttctttttgtcacatcttattgtttttattttcagtaaATGTTTTAAAGGCCAGCAGTGAGGAGGTTTATGCTGTTCTTTCCCTTTGTGCCTTGGATCCAGTACAATATAAACTATTGTGGAATCAAGCAAGGTCTTACTCCAGGTTTGCTTTCTGAAAAGAGGATTGATCTTCGAGGTGACTATCTTTCATCAGAATTATgagcttcttttattttttaattagtgtCTATTTTGAACATTCTTAGTAAAATCTCATTATTGCTATTTTTCTATCCTTATTTCATTCTAGGGAAATAAGTTCAAAACTATGTCTGAGCGGAGAGTCTATGCCATTGGGCTAGTAGTTATTGAACATGTTCTACTTCTCCAAATGCAACATTACTTGGTATTCTAGCTTTTCTACCGTAACCTTAATATGATATTATAAAAGTTGATTAAACCAGTTTAGTCAGACAAGTGAGACTGTCAAATGGTCCATAAGTCCTATAGTTTGGCGTGGTTAAAAAGACCAAACAAACTAGGCAAAACCTGCCAACCTATTTAACCTGGTTATGCTGGGCCCTCGCCACGTTTTGGGTTAACCAGATGGTTTTTCCTTTCTGTTTTGCATAGTACGTAGAGAGTTGTGAAACTGAACTTTGTGTCAATGTGTCATAAGAGGTTGACCTGTCTATTTTATTCTCCTCTTCTATTCTCCGTTAATTTGATGAGTACAAGACTAATGGCAATCATAGACTAAGTTATTATGGGAAATTTTTTCCATAAACCCTTAGATCAATTTGATGGAAAATAAAGAGTGATGGTTATCATAGACTTGCTGTTTTATGCTggaatttttttctcaaaatcttGTCCTTTCTTGTTatttgaaaaagaagaagaagaaaaactcTTGTCCTTCTAGAACCGCTATATCAGTCCCTGATAGACTCTTGTAATTTTGTTTTGGTAAA
This DNA window, taken from Ananas comosus cultivar F153 linkage group 21, ASM154086v1, whole genome shotgun sequence, encodes the following:
- the LOC109726372 gene encoding anaphase-promoting complex subunit 2 isoform X2; translation: MLYDPDALDALGDEAIAGLAESWGGFCALTDALLCGRGDLHAGPELVPVVSALCARGLASLVRDHFLRSLEETFKQNAVEKFWQHFDGYCNASELQKVEFHDQENWPEEVLSKSLEETCLERGYQEKCLLILAHALESYEDSISEGRTKAKCYSSNLISRYQLMVSSLFLTTLPWSFPEVLRVYFKKKLEELNSMMSGDFIRSCSMDIDESYHERTFSGSNNLVKNIGKAVSELRSLGFTSMTEDAYASAIFSLLKRKVHDLAGDDYRNPVLESVKKWIQAVPLQFLHALLSYLGDSLDYDGGSSGLKSPLASQPSFFPGIGIPPEALVRWQLRLEYLAYETLQDLRISKLFEIIVDYPDSSPAIEDLKQCLEYTGQHSKLVDSFISSLRYRLLTAGASTNDILHQYVSTIKALRTIDPTGVFLEAVGEPIRDYLRGRKDTIKCIVTMLTDGSGGNAGGSGNTDDSLLEELNRDAENQGSMDYEDDVSTDEKQAWLNAERWEPDPVEADPLKGSRNRRKIDILGLMVSIIGSKDQLVNEYRVMLAEKLLNKSDYDIDSEIRTLELLKIHFGESSMQKCEIMLNDLIDSKRTNANIKASLAKPSLAGSEQEVADVSLGLLDTTIISANFWPPIQEESLVIPGSIDQLLSDYAKRFHEIKTPRKLLWKKNLGIVKLELQFEDRNMQFTVAPVHAAIIMQFQEQTCWTSKNLAAAIGIPVETLNRRISFWISKRSPHFDILYKNFIARRMFWEKPDSPSAICFIYILFMPLEQLIAAFWSLSSLTALSTLFTISITFLLSNYDAYFLYLFFS
- the LOC109726372 gene encoding anaphase-promoting complex subunit 2 isoform X1, which encodes MLYDPDALDALGDEAIAGLAESWGGFCALTDALLCGRGDLHAGPELVPVVSALCARGLASLVRDHFLRSLEETFKQNAVEKFWQHFDGYCNASELQKVEFHDQENWPEEVLSKSLEETCLERGYQEKCLLILAHALESYEDSISEGRTKAKCYSSNLISRYQLMVSSLFLTTLPWSFPEVLRVYFKKKLEELNSMMSGDFIRSCSMDIDESYHERTFSGSNNLVKNIGKAVSELRSLGFTSMTEDAYASAIFSLLKRKVHDLAGDDYRNPVLESVKKWIQAVPLQFLHALLSYLGDSLDYDGGSSGLKSPLASQPSFFPGIGIPPEALVRWQLRLEYLAYETLQDLRISKLFEIIVDYPDSSPAIEDLKQCLEYTGQHSKLVDSFISSLRYRLLTAGASTNDILHQYVSTIKALRTIDPTGVFLEAVGEPIRDYLRGRKDTIKCIVTMLTDGSGGNAGGSGNTDDSLLEELNRDAENQGSMDYEDDVSTDEKQAWLNAERWEPDPVEADPLKGSRNRRKIDILGLMVSIIGSKDQLVNEYRVMLAEKLLNKSDYDIDSEIRTLELLKIHFGESSMQKCEIMLNDLIDSKRTNANIKASLAKPSLAGSEQEVADVSLGLLDTTIISANFWPPIQEESLVIPGSIDQLLSDYAKRFHEIKTPRKLLWKKNLGIVKLELQFEDRNMQFTVAPVHAAIIMQFQEQTCWTSKNLAAAIGIPVETLNRRISFWISKGIVTESGGAEVDDHIFSIVDNVSDTNKNSSTNENSEGFLMTEEEAESSVASVEEQLRKEMTVYEKFILGMLTNFGSMPLDRIHNTLKMFCVAEPSYDKSLQQLQAFLSGLISDEKLEMKDGLYYLKK